The following are encoded together in the Methylorubrum sp. B1-46 genome:
- a CDS encoding histidine phosphatase family protein — MSGVPTIWFVRHGQTDWNAEGRLQGHRDTDLNASGLAHAAEAAERLRRIAGAELPTADYVASPLTRARKTMEILRTGIGLPSAGYRADGRLKEIGFGAWEGQTWAEIRRRDPSGAAARDRDRWGYQPRGEGAESYAMVEARVEEVVTELRRPTVMVAHGGVARVLLVILGHLDIYAAPRLGIRQGSILVIEPKGWRWA, encoded by the coding sequence ATGAGCGGGGTGCCGACGATCTGGTTCGTGCGCCACGGCCAGACCGACTGGAACGCGGAAGGCCGGCTTCAGGGCCACCGCGACACCGATCTCAACGCCAGCGGGCTCGCCCACGCGGCGGAGGCGGCCGAGCGCCTGCGCCGCATCGCCGGGGCCGAACTGCCGACGGCCGATTACGTGGCGAGCCCGCTCACCCGTGCCCGGAAGACGATGGAGATCCTGCGTACCGGCATCGGCCTGCCCTCCGCCGGATACCGTGCCGACGGACGGCTGAAGGAGATCGGGTTCGGTGCCTGGGAGGGCCAGACCTGGGCCGAGATCCGGCGCCGCGATCCCTCGGGCGCCGCCGCGCGCGACCGCGACCGCTGGGGCTACCAGCCGCGTGGGGAGGGCGCGGAGAGCTATGCCATGGTCGAGGCGCGGGTGGAGGAGGTGGTGACCGAATTACGCCGCCCGACCGTGATGGTCGCCCATGGCGGCGTCGCCCGGGTGCTGCTGGTCATCCTCGGCCATCTCGACATCTACGCCGCCCCGCGGCTCGGCATCCGCCAGGGCAGCATTCTCGTCATCGAGCCCAAGGGCTGGCGCTGGGCGTGA
- a CDS encoding DnaJ C-terminal domain-containing protein, with translation MRNPYDVLGVPKGAGEAEIKKAFRKLAKAYHPDSNKDPKAAERFAEANTAYEILGDKEKRAQFDRGEIDAEGKPRATGFEGFSGFGGGRGGFDFEGFTQRRGGGAGAGPGGVGEDFISHIFGEAFRAGGAGAGGFSRGGPTRGEDVAAELSVTLEQIAGEEKMRIGLPGGRDVDVMIPKGVVDGQTIRLRGLGGAGGPRGEPGDALLTIRVLPHPVFKVEGADLRATVDLPLEDAVLGGSLRVPTLTGAVEMKVPAMTSSGRTFRLRGKGLPKKDGSRGDLFATTAIALPAGDDAALTDYARRRREAKAGTA, from the coding sequence GGTGTGCCCAAGGGCGCGGGTGAGGCCGAGATCAAGAAGGCCTTCCGCAAGCTCGCCAAGGCGTACCACCCCGACAGCAACAAGGATCCGAAGGCCGCCGAGCGCTTCGCGGAGGCGAACACGGCCTACGAGATCCTCGGCGACAAGGAGAAGCGCGCGCAGTTCGACCGCGGCGAGATCGACGCCGAGGGCAAGCCGCGGGCGACCGGCTTCGAGGGCTTTTCCGGCTTCGGCGGCGGGCGCGGCGGCTTCGACTTCGAGGGCTTCACGCAGAGGCGCGGCGGTGGCGCCGGGGCCGGGCCCGGCGGGGTCGGCGAGGACTTCATCAGCCACATCTTCGGCGAGGCCTTCCGCGCCGGCGGTGCGGGGGCCGGCGGGTTCTCCCGCGGCGGGCCGACCCGCGGGGAGGATGTCGCGGCCGAACTCAGCGTCACGCTCGAACAGATCGCGGGCGAGGAGAAGATGCGCATCGGCCTGCCCGGCGGGCGCGACGTCGACGTGATGATCCCCAAGGGCGTCGTTGACGGCCAGACCATCCGCCTGCGCGGCCTGGGCGGCGCGGGCGGCCCCCGCGGCGAGCCGGGCGACGCGCTGCTGACCATCCGCGTCCTGCCCCATCCGGTGTTCAAGGTGGAGGGCGCGGATCTGCGCGCCACCGTCGATCTGCCGCTGGAGGACGCGGTGCTCGGTGGCTCCCTGCGGGTGCCGACACTGACCGGCGCGGTCGAGATGAAGGTGCCGGCGATGACGAGTTCCGGCCGCACCTTCCGCCTGCGCGGCAAGGGCCTGCCGAAGAAGGACGGCAGCCGCGGCGACCTCTTCGCCACAACCGCCATCGCCCTGCCGGCCGGCGACGACGCGGCACTCACTGACTATGCCCGCCGCCGCCGCGAGGCGAAGGCCGGGACGGCGTAA
- a CDS encoding MOSC domain-containing protein, producing the protein MRIVIGAVLTGRVAPLGDGSATSAIAKTSVEGPVAVGPLGLSGDAQADRRFHGGPEKAVHHYALDHAAAWRAELPGLPDLLERPGAFGENISTHSLTEHDVCVGDLWRAGSALLQVSQARQPCFKLNLRFGVSDMARRVQASGRTGWYYRVIEEGFVAAGDALDLVERPHPDWPLSRLLHHFYVDRLDAAALREIAGLAALTESWRSLAARRLASGAVEDWRRRLGEEG; encoded by the coding sequence ATGCGGATCGTGATCGGGGCCGTTCTGACCGGGCGCGTCGCGCCGCTCGGGGATGGGAGTGCGACGAGCGCCATCGCCAAGACCTCCGTGGAAGGACCCGTCGCGGTGGGGCCGCTCGGTCTCTCAGGCGACGCGCAGGCCGACCGCCGCTTCCATGGCGGCCCGGAAAAGGCCGTTCACCACTACGCCCTCGACCACGCCGCCGCCTGGCGAGCGGAGCTGCCGGGCCTGCCCGACCTGCTGGAGCGGCCCGGTGCCTTCGGTGAAAATATTTCGACCCATAGCCTCACCGAGCATGATGTCTGCGTCGGCGACTTGTGGCGCGCGGGCAGCGCCCTGCTCCAAGTCTCTCAGGCGCGCCAGCCCTGCTTCAAGCTGAACCTGCGCTTTGGCGTGTCGGACATGGCGCGCAGGGTGCAGGCGAGCGGGCGCACCGGCTGGTACTATCGCGTGATCGAGGAAGGGTTCGTGGCGGCCGGCGATGCGCTGGACCTGGTCGAGCGCCCGCACCCGGATTGGCCGCTGTCGCGGCTCCTGCACCACTTCTACGTCGATCGCCTCGATGCGGCGGCCCTGCGGGAGATCGCCGGCCTCGCGGCGCTCACCGAATCCTGGCGTTCGCTCGCCGCCCGCAGGCTCGCGAGCGGCGCGGTGGAGGATTGGCGCCGCAGGCTCGGGGAAGAGGGCTGA
- the fabI gene encoding enoyl-ACP reductase FabI, protein MSEQKPGGLLAGKRGLVLGVANNRSIAWGIARSAAAHGAELAFTYQGEALKKRVEPLARELNAHVVGHCDVTDPASIDSAFAATAEVFPEGIDFVVHCIAFSDKDELTGRYLETSEANFTKSLLISCYSFTAVAQRAEKIMREGGSMLTLTYYGAEKWMPHYNVMGVAKAALEASVRYLAADLGPKQIRVNAISAGPIKTLAASGIGDFRYILKWNEYNAPMRRTVTIEEVGETAAYLFSDMSRGMTGEILHVDAGYHVVGMKNPDAPDITRERD, encoded by the coding sequence ATGTCGGAACAGAAGCCGGGCGGGCTGCTCGCGGGCAAGCGCGGGCTGGTGCTGGGAGTGGCCAACAACCGCTCGATCGCCTGGGGCATCGCCCGAAGCGCCGCCGCGCACGGGGCGGAACTGGCCTTCACCTACCAGGGCGAGGCGCTGAAGAAGCGCGTCGAGCCGCTAGCGCGCGAACTGAACGCACACGTGGTCGGCCATTGCGACGTCACCGACCCGGCCTCGATCGACTCCGCCTTCGCGGCGACCGCCGAGGTGTTCCCGGAAGGGATCGATTTCGTCGTCCACTGCATCGCCTTCTCCGACAAGGACGAGCTAACGGGGCGCTACCTCGAGACCTCGGAGGCGAACTTCACCAAGTCGCTGCTGATCTCCTGCTACTCGTTCACCGCGGTGGCGCAGCGGGCGGAGAAGATCATGCGCGAGGGCGGCTCGATGCTGACCCTGACCTATTACGGCGCCGAGAAGTGGATGCCTCACTACAACGTGATGGGCGTCGCCAAGGCCGCGCTGGAGGCCTCCGTACGCTACCTCGCCGCGGATCTCGGCCCGAAGCAGATCCGCGTCAACGCGATCTCGGCCGGGCCGATCAAGACGCTGGCGGCGTCGGGCATCGGCGACTTCCGCTACATCCTCAAGTGGAACGAGTACAACGCGCCGATGCGCCGGACCGTGACCATCGAGGAGGTCGGCGAGACGGCGGCCTACCTGTTCTCCGACATGTCCCGCGGCATGACCGGCGAGATCCTCCACGTCGATGCCGGCTACCACGTCGTCGGCATGAAGAACCCCGACGCGCCGGACATCACCCGCGAGCGGGACTGA
- a CDS encoding polyphosphate kinase 2 family protein: MARKNGKDGRGSSGDNAADKAVETRSQAGWRDHPPSFAGWARAAIAGSGTAPSLSPHLHPVLPPAAPGIVTVEPGRSVDLAAIDPSATGGLDKAEAKAALETQRARIKLLQEKLYAERRRSLLVVFQAIDTGGKDGTIRHVLEGVNPQGCRVWSFKVPNAEELDQDFLWRYHLRTPGRGLIGVFNRSHYEDVLVVRVKGLVPEETWRERYGLINDFERLLTLSGTVILKFFLHISKDEQKERLEARLADPEKHWKFDPADLVERKSWDAYQTAFNDALARCSTPYAPWHVVPANRKWARNVMVAQTIADTLEAMDPRFPEPRAGLEGIKVPD; the protein is encoded by the coding sequence ATGGCGCGCAAGAACGGCAAGGACGGTAGAGGCTCCTCCGGTGACAATGCGGCCGACAAGGCCGTGGAAACAAGGTCGCAGGCGGGCTGGCGCGACCACCCGCCCTCCTTCGCCGGCTGGGCCCGGGCCGCGATCGCGGGCAGCGGCACGGCGCCGAGCCTGTCGCCGCATCTCCACCCGGTGCTGCCGCCGGCCGCGCCCGGCATCGTCACGGTCGAGCCCGGCCGGAGCGTCGATCTCGCCGCGATCGATCCCAGCGCCACCGGCGGCCTCGACAAGGCCGAGGCCAAGGCCGCGCTGGAAACGCAGCGCGCACGGATCAAGCTCCTTCAGGAAAAGCTCTACGCCGAGCGCCGCCGCTCCCTGCTCGTGGTGTTCCAGGCGATCGACACCGGCGGCAAGGACGGCACCATCCGCCACGTGCTGGAGGGGGTGAACCCGCAAGGCTGCCGGGTCTGGTCGTTCAAGGTGCCGAACGCGGAGGAACTCGATCAGGACTTCCTCTGGCGCTACCACCTGCGCACGCCCGGCCGCGGCCTGATCGGCGTGTTCAACCGCAGCCATTACGAGGACGTGCTGGTGGTGCGGGTGAAGGGACTTGTGCCGGAGGAGACGTGGCGCGAGCGCTATGGGCTCATCAACGATTTCGAGCGGCTGCTGACGCTCTCAGGGACCGTGATCCTCAAGTTCTTCCTCCACATCTCCAAGGACGAGCAGAAGGAGCGCCTGGAAGCGCGCCTCGCCGACCCGGAGAAGCATTGGAAGTTCGACCCCGCCGACCTCGTGGAGCGCAAGAGCTGGGACGCCTACCAGACCGCCTTCAACGACGCGCTCGCCCGCTGCTCGACGCCCTACGCCCCCTGGCACGTGGTGCCGGCCAACCGCAAATGGGCCCGCAACGTCATGGTCGCCCAGACCATCGCCGACACGCTGGAGGCGATGGATCCGCGCTTTCCCGAGCCGCGCGCGGGGTTGGAGGGCATCAAGGTACCGGATTGA
- a CDS encoding AAA family ATPase produces the protein MPTVREIEAAGYRSLRSIRFPVGPLTVFVGGNGTGKTNLYRVLSLLQAAAAGTLTRALAAEGGMESVLWAGARRRGEPVRVRLSAELSDDATGHTFTYAVEVGLVPQVGGATYGAAFALEPQVKTERLVVQAGTRPVTVLDRDGPAGFVRDEEGRKRPFGTDLLPTETALAALQDAVRFPELQIVRQALGAWRFYHDVRTDAASPLRRPCLAVTTPMLASDGADLAAVFATLAHIRGDTGDLDAAFADAFPGARLVVPPPDREARFGVIFSEYPKRIFDPSELSDGTLRYLALAGALLAYRLPPFLALNEPEVSLHPDLMEPLARMIVDASKRSQVWLVTHSERLAAAVAETGGVSPRLVLKREGATAIDGLRRSGGFSDEDL, from the coding sequence ATGCCGACGGTTCGCGAGATCGAGGCGGCCGGCTACCGCTCGCTGAGGAGTATCCGCTTTCCGGTCGGACCGCTCACGGTCTTCGTCGGCGGCAACGGCACCGGCAAGACCAACCTCTACCGCGTGCTCTCCCTGCTCCAGGCGGCCGCCGCCGGCACGCTGACGCGGGCGCTTGCGGCCGAGGGGGGCATGGAATCCGTGCTCTGGGCCGGCGCCCGCCGCAGGGGCGAACCGGTACGGGTGCGGCTGTCCGCCGAGCTGTCCGACGATGCGACCGGCCACACCTTCACCTACGCGGTCGAGGTCGGCCTCGTGCCGCAGGTGGGCGGCGCGACCTACGGGGCGGCCTTCGCCCTGGAACCGCAGGTGAAGACCGAGCGGCTCGTCGTGCAGGCCGGGACGCGGCCGGTCACGGTGCTCGACCGCGACGGGCCGGCTGGCTTCGTGCGCGACGAGGAGGGCCGCAAGCGCCCGTTCGGCACCGATCTGCTGCCGACCGAGACGGCGCTCGCCGCGTTGCAGGACGCGGTGCGCTTTCCTGAATTGCAGATCGTGCGGCAGGCGCTCGGCGCGTGGCGCTTCTACCACGACGTGCGCACCGATGCCGCCTCGCCGCTGCGCCGCCCCTGCCTCGCGGTGACGACGCCGATGCTGGCCTCCGACGGTGCCGACCTCGCTGCCGTCTTCGCGACGCTAGCCCATATCCGTGGCGACACGGGCGACCTCGACGCGGCTTTCGCCGACGCCTTTCCCGGCGCCCGCCTCGTAGTCCCGCCACCGGATCGCGAGGCGCGCTTCGGCGTGATCTTCTCCGAATATCCGAAGCGGATCTTCGATCCGTCCGAACTCTCCGACGGGACGCTGCGCTACCTCGCGCTCGCGGGCGCGCTGCTCGCCTACCGGCTGCCGCCCTTCCTCGCGCTCAACGAGCCCGAGGTCAGCCTGCATCCCGACCTGATGGAGCCGCTGGCGCGGATGATCGTGGACGCCTCGAAGCGCAGCCAGGTCTGGCTCGTGACCCATTCCGAGCGGCTCGCCGCGGCGGTCGCCGAGACCGGTGGCGTGAGCCCCCGCCTCGTGCTCAAGCGTGAGGGGGCGACGGCGATCGACGGCCTGCGGCGCTCTGGCGGGTTTTCCGACGAGGATTTGTGA